In Mycolicibacterium nivoides, the DNA window AACTTGTTCAAAGGCCTGCCATCCGGCTCGACACTGAAAAACCCGCTGCCCGTATGCGCGCTCTCAGCGGGATTCATGTGGCCGATGGCCGTTATCAGCGATCCGGCACTGCGCAACAACGCCGCCCTGATGTCCGAAGTTTGCGCTCGCTACGGCGTGCAGCACGCGCCGCACCTCAAGACCTCGATGTCACCCGAACTGGCGGAATTGCAGGCAGATGAGGGCGCATGGGGTTTCACTGTCGGGTCGAGTTCGCAGGTCCGTACCGCCAGGTCGTGGGGTTGGCGACGCATCGTTTTGGCGGCTGAGTGCGTCGACGCGCAGTTCCTGCGCTGGCTGGGCTGCGAACTCGAAGCAGACCCAACATTCGAGTTCTACCTGTTCATCGACTCGGTGGCGGGCGCCCAAGTGGCCGCACAGTACCTCGGCAACGTCGGAGTACGTGCTGGAATCCTTCTCGACGTGGGCCATTCAGGCGGGCGCACCGGCGTCCGCGATGATGATTCCGCCCTGGCGGTGGCCCGCGCGATCGCAGATCTCGAGCTTTCCCTCGCGGGGATCGCGGGCTACGAAGGGACCGTCGGCGCCGAACGCACACCTGCGGTCACGTCGGCAGTGTCGGCCTACCTCCGCCGCTTACGTACCACCGCAGAACTGCTGGACCGCAATGGCATGTTCGACCCGCGACGGGAGTCGTTCATCGTCAGCTGCGGCGGCAGCACGTTTTTCGACCTCGTCGTCGACGAGCTCAGCCGATACTGGACGCTCACCCGTCCCGTGACGACGGTTCTGCGCAGCGGCTGCTATCTGCTGCATGATCACGACTTCTACGCGTCTAGCGCGCCGACCTTTCCGTGGGGCGGGCGGCTTCAACCGGCCCTAGAGGTGTGGGCCCAGGTGATTTCGCGTCCCGAGCCCGGTTTGGCCATCCTCAACTCGGGCAGGCGCGACATCGGCTTCGACCTCGGCCTGCCCATTCCGCTGCGCATCATCGATCCCAGCTCGACAGTTCACAGCATTACGGCAGGAACCATCACCGAACTCAACGATCAACACGCCTACCTGACAATCCCTGCAGCACAACAGCTCTCGGTCGGCGACTTGGTCGCACTCGGCCTGTCACACCCCTGCACCACCATGGACAAGTGGCGCGCGATACCCGTCATCGATGACGAGCTTCAAGTCATCGACTACGTACGAACTCACTTCTAGACACACCCACCACACAGAAAGGCTCGACATGAAATTGATCAGCACCGACCGCGCCCCGCATCCCGCTGGCGCCTACGGCCAGGCCGTCGTGGCATCGGGGTTCGTCTTCACCGCGGGAATGGCACCGGTGGATCCGGTCACCGGCAAGGTGATCGGAGAAGGCATCCGCGAACAAACCCGCCGTACTCTCGACAATCTGGAAGCCGTCTTGGAGAGCGCCGGATCGAGTCTGAGTCAGGTCGTCAAGGTGACCGTCCATCTCGAAGACGTCGAGCGCGACTGGCCCGAATTCGACGCCGTATTCGGCGAGCGGTTCGAAGGACACCGGCCGGCGCGTACCGCAGTGGGGTCCCGCCTCGGCGACATCCTGGTCGAGATCGACGCAATCGCCCTCGCACCCTGACCGCACGGAACAGCCCCGGAAGCGATGTGCCTGAAACTCAGCGCTTTCGGGGCTTCTTCGTAGTCGGCCAGTCAGGCTTCCACCGATGGTCCACCTCGTCGAGTTGCTCATCGCTCAGCGCCCGTCGAAGAGTGGTCCCCACCGACCAATCGAGGTGCCGCGCCATCTCACGACGGGCTCCTACGACATCTCGGTTACGCAATGCCTTTGCGATTTCGAGGTGCGCATCATGCACGTCGCGGACTTCACTTGCGTCGAGCTGATCCACCGCCCACGTCGGGACCAGCTCGCGTCTGATGTCCGCAACCAACCGGGTGAGCACCAAATTGCCGGAACCCTCAGCTATCGCTCCGTGAAAAGCGAGATCGTCGGTGACCCGACCACGCACATCAAGAGGCTCGTCGTCTTTGTCCGCAGCATCATCGTGCATGCGCTGTGCCATTTGCACGATCTGATCGAGCTGCTCATCACTCGCCCGGACT includes these proteins:
- a CDS encoding FadR/GntR family transcriptional regulator, encoding MSISWDDDVIEQERLHERVARRLARDIVAGRLREGDIVPPAEVIAKKFAVSRTVGREVLQALSSAGLIDVKHGRKSTVTAAKDWRFLEDLVQHAISREQLAGSLAADLYEVRRLVEIAATEMCAVRASDEQLDQIVQMAQRMHDDAADKDDEPLDVRGRVTDDLAFHGAIAEGSGNLVLTRLVADIRRELVPTWAVDQLDASEVRDVHDAHLEIAKALRNRDVVGARREMARHLDWSVGTTLRRALSDEQLDEVDHRWKPDWPTTKKPRKR
- a CDS encoding RidA family protein, whose protein sequence is MKLISTDRAPHPAGAYGQAVVASGFVFTAGMAPVDPVTGKVIGEGIREQTRRTLDNLEAVLESAGSSLSQVVKVTVHLEDVERDWPEFDAVFGERFEGHRPARTAVGSRLGDILVEIDAIALAP
- a CDS encoding alanine racemase; this encodes MALKSLANNGTGAGAAPPDNLFKGLPSGSTLKNPLPVCALSAGFMWPMAVISDPALRNNAALMSEVCARYGVQHAPHLKTSMSPELAELQADEGAWGFTVGSSSQVRTARSWGWRRIVLAAECVDAQFLRWLGCELEADPTFEFYLFIDSVAGAQVAAQYLGNVGVRAGILLDVGHSGGRTGVRDDDSALAVARAIADLELSLAGIAGYEGTVGAERTPAVTSAVSAYLRRLRTTAELLDRNGMFDPRRESFIVSCGGSTFFDLVVDELSRYWTLTRPVTTVLRSGCYLLHDHDFYASSAPTFPWGGRLQPALEVWAQVISRPEPGLAILNSGRRDIGFDLGLPIPLRIIDPSSTVHSITAGTITELNDQHAYLTIPAAQQLSVGDLVALGLSHPCTTMDKWRAIPVIDDELQVIDYVRTHF